One Legionella lansingensis genomic region harbors:
- a CDS encoding DUF1189 family protein encodes MTKQEKALRKVDVPLYNYLQALVLSFFSNRLYVDVGKRWKGFGILYLLFVTCLLAIPFAVRINLEFNNFFEEQIINPLKQIPPLYIQNGKVSLDKPMPYLIKNKKGEVVTIIDTTGEINAIDDRYPDLTTLITKDKFFYRVPPPHFFFAKGVQPIKNPVYSQTLSESINQVFDGEAWIKSSGIERIKWLSQVIVYPTIALLFFVIFLILFLVFALMGQFVAKLFFNLTISYKQTCRLLMVAATPQIVVLLLGLTFNLLFPGFGLLLLVLLFGYFCFAVISLKRESQKLVVS; translated from the coding sequence ATGACTAAACAAGAAAAGGCTTTACGGAAAGTTGACGTCCCGCTGTATAATTATTTGCAGGCCTTGGTCTTGTCTTTCTTCAGCAATCGCTTGTATGTTGACGTAGGTAAAAGGTGGAAAGGCTTTGGTATTCTTTATTTATTGTTTGTTACCTGTTTACTTGCTATTCCGTTTGCAGTGCGTATCAACTTGGAATTCAACAATTTCTTTGAAGAACAAATTATAAACCCACTTAAACAAATCCCACCTCTTTATATTCAAAATGGAAAGGTTTCGTTGGATAAACCGATGCCTTATTTGATTAAAAATAAAAAGGGCGAAGTGGTAACGATAATTGATACAACGGGTGAAATTAATGCGATTGATGATCGCTATCCAGATTTGACCACCTTAATTACAAAAGATAAATTTTTTTATAGAGTGCCTCCACCACACTTCTTTTTTGCAAAGGGGGTGCAGCCAATAAAAAATCCTGTTTATTCGCAAACATTGAGCGAAAGTATCAACCAGGTTTTTGATGGAGAAGCCTGGATAAAATCTTCTGGCATAGAGCGTATCAAATGGTTATCACAGGTTATTGTCTATCCAACGATTGCCCTATTGTTTTTTGTCATATTCCTTATACTTTTTCTTGTCTTTGCGCTTATGGGGCAGTTTGTTGCGAAATTATTTTTTAATTTGACGATAAGCTATAAACAAACATGCCGACTTTTGATGGTTGCTGCAACACCACAAATCGTTGTTCTTCTGCTTGGCTTAACGTTTAATTTGCTTTTTCCGGGGTTTGGCTTGTTATTGCTCGTTTTGCTCTTTGGTTATTTTTGTTTTGCGGTGATTTCTTTAAAACGAGAAAGTCAAAAACTGGTGGTTTCGTGA
- a CDS encoding alpha/beta fold hydrolase, whose product MRELIHFAHGNGFPALCYSQLLKQLSMKYDYCYIDRIGHNPLFPVTENWHLLVEEVLASIKAQANQPVIAVGHSFGGVLSLIASIEQPSLFKAVVMIDSPLLGRFKSSMVRLAKATGIIDRVTPAFRTRSRRDHWQNKEQLVDYLKKRDLFKTFSPECLQDYIDYGLKKTDDGYVLRFDRHIEYLIFRTIPHTLHEYEGRSTVPAALIYGDKSTVVDRLDVRYMKKHYNILSVRMNGTHMLPLESPVQVASQIFAMLDAILK is encoded by the coding sequence GTGAGAGAATTAATTCATTTTGCTCATGGGAATGGCTTTCCTGCCCTTTGCTATTCGCAATTATTAAAGCAATTATCCATGAAATATGATTACTGCTACATTGATAGAATTGGTCACAATCCATTATTTCCTGTTACGGAAAATTGGCATCTTTTAGTAGAAGAGGTCTTGGCCAGTATAAAGGCACAGGCCAATCAACCTGTCATTGCAGTGGGACACTCTTTTGGCGGGGTTTTAAGTTTGATAGCTTCCATCGAACAACCCTCGCTGTTCAAAGCTGTGGTAATGATTGATTCACCCCTTCTTGGTCGTTTCAAGTCCAGTATGGTACGTCTTGCTAAGGCAACGGGTATCATTGATCGAGTCACACCTGCGTTTCGTACTCGAAGTAGACGGGATCATTGGCAAAATAAAGAACAGTTGGTTGATTACCTCAAAAAGCGTGATTTATTTAAAACATTCTCTCCAGAATGTTTACAAGATTATATCGATTATGGTCTAAAGAAGACAGACGATGGTTACGTTCTTCGCTTTGATCGTCATATTGAGTACTTGATCTTCCGCACAATACCGCATACCTTACACGAATATGAAGGAAGATCAACTGTGCCTGCAGCCCTCATTTATGGGGATAAAAGTACCGTGGTTGACAGATTGGATGTTCGGTACATGAAAAAGCATTACAATATCTTAAGTGTTAGAATGAATGGAACTCACATGCTTCCTCTGGAGTCACCTGTTCAAGTTGCGAGTCAAATTTTTGCCATGCTGGATGCTATACTGAAATGA
- the clcA gene encoding H(+)/Cl(-) exchange transporter ClcA — protein MRDKILILYAIAVVLGVLTGMVGSFFQLAVVYGIHFIELILKKAASVGLSATLLSMLISMCLVFISWLLVRGFAPEAAGSGVQEIEGTLLHERPIFWRRLLPVKFIGGVMAISAKLVLGREGPTIQMGGNLGEMLGELLRLSPRRCNTLIAAGSAAGLASAFNAPLAGVLFVLEEMRSQFDFSFTNFKTVAISCVMATITLHFIIGPQPAIPMSVYALPSLKSLWLFFIFGIVVGFVGLIFNKTLMATLALTDKLTVKMRIAYVLLLGAAVGYLAQNYPEAVGGGYEIIEQALTLSPPFSVLLLLIVLRFLTTMTSYSTSVPGGIFAPMLALGTLLGLACAYIFAYLLQGFVYDESIHPGMFAVAGMGALFSAAVRAPITGIILVVEMTQNYSLILPLMVTCLTSTTIVQLAGNEPIYTQLLERTLRRSRTDKTNSVQSKRDISSET, from the coding sequence ATGCGCGATAAAATCTTAATACTATATGCTATTGCCGTTGTTCTCGGTGTCCTGACAGGGATGGTGGGTTCATTTTTCCAGCTAGCGGTTGTCTATGGTATTCATTTTATAGAGCTTATTTTAAAAAAAGCTGCTAGTGTAGGCTTGTCAGCAACATTATTGTCCATGCTGATTTCAATGTGTTTGGTATTTATCTCGTGGCTTTTAGTGAGAGGTTTTGCTCCGGAGGCTGCAGGAAGTGGTGTACAAGAAATTGAAGGGACCTTGTTGCATGAGCGGCCTATTTTCTGGCGTAGATTATTGCCAGTAAAATTTATTGGCGGCGTGATGGCGATTTCAGCCAAACTGGTTCTGGGTCGGGAAGGACCTACGATACAGATGGGAGGTAACCTTGGTGAAATGCTAGGGGAATTATTGCGTTTATCACCACGGAGATGTAATACCTTGATTGCTGCAGGTAGCGCTGCAGGACTAGCTTCTGCCTTTAACGCCCCCTTGGCTGGGGTTCTTTTTGTTCTCGAAGAAATGCGAAGCCAGTTTGATTTTTCCTTTACCAATTTTAAGACCGTTGCCATCAGTTGTGTCATGGCAACCATTACTCTACATTTTATTATTGGGCCGCAGCCGGCTATACCCATGTCTGTCTATGCCTTACCCAGCTTAAAATCACTTTGGCTTTTTTTTATTTTTGGTATTGTCGTTGGTTTTGTAGGCCTTATTTTTAACAAGACACTGATGGCGACTTTAGCCTTAACTGATAAACTAACCGTGAAAATGCGTATTGCATACGTGTTATTGCTTGGTGCAGCAGTGGGCTATCTGGCCCAAAATTATCCTGAGGCTGTAGGAGGTGGGTATGAGATTATTGAGCAAGCATTAACACTGTCTCCCCCTTTTAGTGTGTTGTTGTTATTAATCGTGCTAAGGTTTCTAACGACAATGACGTCTTACTCTACGAGTGTTCCTGGTGGAATCTTTGCACCTATGCTGGCCTTGGGTACCTTGCTGGGTCTTGCTTGTGCATATATCTTTGCATACCTTCTTCAGGGATTTGTATATGATGAAAGCATTCATCCTGGCATGTTTGCGGTGGCAGGCATGGGCGCTTTATTCTCTGCTGCAGTGCGTGCTCCCATTACTGGCATCATTTTAGTTGTTGAGATGACTCAAAATTACTCTTTGATTTTACCATTGATGGTAACTTGTCTAACATCAACCACAATTGTGCAATTAGCTGGTAATGAGCCCATATATACACAATTATTAGAGCGAACACTAAGAAGAAGTCGAACAGATAAAACAAACTCTGTACAGAGCAAAAGGGATATCAGTTCAGAGACTTAA
- a CDS encoding anthranilate synthase component I yields MLRQIQTAGGIHIEYEQHALVYDRAIEPLLERLDTQRGALFASSFEFPGRYTCWDIGFYNPPLVIVCQDNEIQIQALNKRGEVLLAMIFPMLAACEDLDIDESSPQLCRMKVKKSHKIFSEEERSHQPSVFTVLRKLLAFFKSDEPYLGLYGAFGYDLIFQFEELAQAKQRSPEQREMVLYLPDEIYVVNHRKEEAFIRRYNFQYQGRSTQALPREGEFKAYEPKYKPEKNGDHAPGEYAKLVELAKKHFARGDLFEVVPSQTFYTHCPEQPSSIFSRMRRINPSPYGFFLNLGDSEYLVGASPEMYVRVQEKRVETCPISGTIKRGADAIEDAQNIQLLLESEKEASELTMCTDVDRNDKSRICEPGSVRVLGRRQIEMYSRLIHTVDHVEGMLRDGFDAVDAFLTHMWVVTVTGAPKLWAMNFIEQYEKSPRRWYAGAVGWFGFNGNLNTGLVLRTMRIQEGVAEIRVGATLLYDSEPQAEEQETRLKASAFLEMLQKPEMKPKTIDSKALSGVGKKVLLVDHQDSFVHTLANYIRQTGAQVTTVRSEHALKFLQQEQFDLVLLSPGPGRPEDFKLQQTIAAILDKEIPLFGVCLGLQGIVEYFGGRLDVLDYPMHGKASQIKITNGDDLLSGLGDSFMAGRYHSLYARLEDMPKELAVTAMTDDGIVMAISHKTLPIYAVQFHPETILSMPNQAGFKIINNLMGMIAANAR; encoded by the coding sequence ATGTTACGACAGATTCAAACGGCGGGTGGGATTCATATTGAATATGAACAACATGCGTTAGTCTATGATAGAGCAATAGAGCCTCTTCTAGAGCGACTTGATACCCAACGAGGTGCATTATTTGCATCCAGTTTTGAATTCCCCGGCCGCTATACTTGTTGGGATATTGGTTTCTATAACCCTCCCTTGGTTATCGTTTGTCAGGATAATGAAATTCAAATACAAGCTTTGAATAAACGAGGGGAAGTGTTACTGGCAATGATTTTTCCGATGCTGGCTGCTTGTGAGGATTTAGATATTGATGAGTCCTCGCCGCAGCTCTGTCGTATGAAGGTAAAAAAATCACACAAGATTTTTAGCGAAGAGGAACGCAGTCATCAACCCTCCGTTTTTACTGTCCTAAGAAAGCTTCTCGCTTTCTTTAAATCAGATGAGCCTTATCTTGGTTTGTATGGAGCTTTTGGGTACGACTTGATTTTTCAATTTGAAGAATTGGCGCAAGCCAAACAACGCTCGCCCGAACAGAGAGAAATGGTCCTCTATCTTCCTGATGAAATCTATGTTGTCAACCATCGTAAGGAAGAAGCCTTTATTCGACGTTATAATTTCCAATATCAAGGTAGGTCTACGCAAGCTTTGCCTCGAGAGGGGGAGTTTAAAGCTTATGAGCCCAAATACAAGCCAGAAAAAAATGGTGATCACGCCCCTGGCGAATATGCAAAATTAGTTGAACTCGCCAAAAAGCATTTTGCCCGTGGGGATCTTTTTGAGGTCGTTCCGAGTCAAACATTTTATACACATTGTCCGGAACAGCCCTCATCCATCTTTAGTCGTATGCGTCGTATTAATCCTTCTCCTTATGGTTTCTTTCTTAACTTAGGAGACAGTGAATATTTGGTGGGGGCGTCTCCAGAAATGTACGTGCGTGTTCAGGAAAAACGCGTGGAAACTTGTCCAATTTCTGGAACGATTAAACGAGGGGCTGATGCGATTGAGGACGCACAAAATATCCAGTTACTTTTAGAATCTGAGAAAGAGGCCTCTGAATTAACAATGTGTACGGATGTAGACCGTAATGATAAATCTCGGATTTGTGAGCCCGGAAGTGTACGAGTACTCGGCCGACGCCAAATTGAAATGTATTCTCGCTTGATTCATACCGTGGATCATGTGGAGGGGATGTTACGTGATGGATTTGATGCCGTGGATGCTTTTTTGACGCATATGTGGGTCGTTACTGTCACGGGGGCTCCAAAACTTTGGGCTATGAATTTCATTGAACAATACGAAAAATCACCCCGAAGATGGTACGCCGGTGCGGTAGGATGGTTTGGGTTTAACGGCAACTTGAATACTGGACTAGTGTTGAGAACCATGCGAATTCAGGAGGGAGTTGCTGAGATTCGAGTTGGTGCAACCTTGCTTTATGACTCTGAACCACAAGCGGAAGAGCAAGAAACTCGCTTAAAGGCTTCTGCTTTCCTGGAAATGTTACAAAAGCCTGAAATGAAACCCAAAACGATAGATTCTAAGGCGTTATCAGGTGTGGGTAAGAAAGTACTGTTGGTGGATCATCAGGATTCTTTTGTGCACACGTTGGCTAATTATATCCGGCAAACGGGTGCTCAAGTTACTACGGTTCGCAGTGAGCATGCTCTTAAGTTTCTGCAACAAGAGCAGTTCGACCTGGTTTTGCTATCTCCAGGTCCTGGGAGACCGGAGGATTTTAAATTACAGCAAACAATTGCAGCCATTCTTGACAAAGAGATCCCTTTATTTGGAGTTTGCTTGGGTTTGCAGGGCATCGTGGAGTATTTTGGAGGACGATTGGATGTGTTGGATTATCCCATGCATGGCAAGGCGTCTCAAATTAAGATAACGAATGGTGATGATCTTTTGAGTGGGCTTGGGGATTCCTTTATGGCTGGGCGCTATCACTCTCTTTATGCCCGCTTAGAAGATATGCCAAAAGAGCTAGCAGTAACCGCGATGACCGATGATGGCATTGTGATGGCAATCTCACATAAAACCTTACCCATTTATGCAGTGCAATTTCATCCGGAAACCATCTTGTCGATGCCGAATCAAGCTGGGTTTAAAATTATTAACAACCTAATGGGAATGATTGCCGCCAATGCGCGATAA
- a CDS encoding NAD(P)H-quinone oxidoreductase encodes MRCILIDNPGPQSRLQLSEQEIPSCKKEEVLIRVKATALNRADLLQRQGKYPPPPGESIIPGLEVAGEVIAIGSAVTRFKTGDRIYGLVGGGGYAEYCCVNQHLAEPIPIGWDYTYAAALPEALMTAHAAIFLLGQLKSTHTLLIHAAGSGISSLAIQMAKLQGAQIITTTSGDEKIAKAKKLGATLVINYKKEDFETVLGERSVDVIVDFIGGSYFLKHLKLLKPQGKLTQIACMQGHLAETNLLLIMQKRLQINGFVLRSQSIAEKASLWQSMQKQWATVLLNKDLAPIIDSEFSLEDIEQAHARMYSSDHFGKIVVRIPT; translated from the coding sequence ATGCGTTGCATTTTAATTGATAACCCAGGTCCCCAGAGTCGTTTGCAGCTAAGTGAGCAAGAAATTCCATCCTGTAAGAAAGAAGAGGTTTTAATTCGCGTCAAAGCTACTGCTTTAAATCGCGCCGATTTATTGCAGCGACAAGGGAAGTACCCCCCGCCACCAGGTGAGTCCATCATTCCTGGTTTAGAAGTGGCAGGAGAAGTGATCGCCATTGGCTCGGCGGTCACTCGGTTTAAAACCGGTGACAGAATATATGGGTTGGTAGGTGGTGGCGGTTATGCAGAATATTGTTGCGTGAATCAACATCTGGCAGAACCTATACCTATTGGTTGGGATTATACTTATGCTGCCGCTCTCCCTGAGGCATTAATGACCGCGCACGCCGCAATATTCTTATTAGGGCAATTAAAATCGACTCATACATTGTTGATTCATGCCGCTGGAAGTGGGATCTCTTCCTTAGCCATTCAAATGGCTAAATTACAAGGTGCACAAATTATTACCACTACGAGTGGCGATGAGAAGATAGCTAAAGCAAAAAAATTAGGCGCGACCCTAGTCATCAATTACAAAAAAGAGGATTTTGAAACGGTACTTGGCGAACGATCCGTAGATGTTATTGTTGATTTTATAGGGGGAAGCTATTTTCTTAAACATTTAAAACTTCTGAAACCTCAGGGGAAATTGACTCAAATCGCCTGTATGCAAGGCCATTTAGCAGAAACCAATCTTTTATTAATTATGCAAAAACGATTGCAAATAAATGGCTTTGTACTCCGTTCACAATCCATTGCCGAAAAAGCTAGCCTTTGGCAATCGATGCAAAAGCAGTGGGCAACAGTTTTATTGAATAAAGATTTAGCACCAATTATCGATTCAGAATTTTCGCTTGAAGATATCGAGCAAGCTCATGCGCGCATGTATAGCAGTGACCATTTTGGCAAAATTGTTGTACGCATTCCGACTTGA
- the ugpE gene encoding sn-glycerol-3-phosphate ABC transporter permease UgpE, translated as MKFLPRLVSHGLLCLFVALLFMPLYLALVAASHDGMAMMQAPLPIWPGLAFFHNLKTVLTEGLVATGGQPIWQMLVNSCVMAVLIAGGKIILALLSAFALVYFEFPLKSFFFALIFATMMLPVEVRIIPTFQVIASFGWLNSFAGLSLPLMASATATFLFRQFFKTVPKELVDAATLDGAGPLRFFIDILLPLSKTQIAALFIILFVYGWNQYLWPLVITTDSSMATIVMGIRYLAGVADQIPQWHYIMTIALIALIPPCLVVLTMQRWFEKGLMH; from the coding sequence ATGAAATTTTTGCCACGTTTAGTTAGTCATGGCTTATTATGTCTCTTTGTTGCATTATTATTCATGCCTCTTTATTTGGCATTGGTTGCGGCTAGCCATGATGGTATGGCGATGATGCAAGCGCCTCTGCCCATTTGGCCTGGGTTGGCTTTCTTTCATAATCTTAAAACCGTTCTAACTGAGGGATTAGTTGCAACCGGAGGGCAGCCTATCTGGCAAATGTTGGTTAACAGTTGTGTGATGGCTGTTTTAATTGCAGGGGGTAAAATTATTCTTGCTCTACTATCTGCGTTTGCCCTGGTGTATTTCGAATTTCCGCTGAAATCGTTTTTCTTTGCTTTAATTTTTGCCACCATGATGTTGCCTGTTGAAGTAAGGATCATCCCCACCTTCCAGGTGATTGCTTCCTTTGGCTGGCTAAATAGCTTTGCAGGCCTTAGTTTACCATTAATGGCATCTGCAACGGCTACTTTTTTGTTTCGGCAATTTTTCAAAACGGTACCCAAAGAATTGGTTGACGCGGCAACATTGGATGGTGCTGGACCTTTGCGTTTCTTCATAGATATTCTTTTACCTTTATCTAAAACTCAAATTGCCGCATTATTTATTATTCTGTTTGTGTACGGCTGGAATCAGTATCTTTGGCCCTTAGTCATAACGACAGACAGCAGTATGGCCACCATTGTTATGGGTATACGCTACTTAGCAGGAGTTGCTGATCAGATTCCGCAATGGCATTACATTATGACTATTGCGTTAATTGCTCTGATTCCTCCTTGTTTGGTCGTTCTAACGATGCAACGTTGGTTTGAAAAGGGGTTAATGCATTAA
- a CDS encoding ABC transporter permease subunit, which yields MAKYTRHKKLALIFIFPQLLVTLLFFIWPALSAVVQAFLFSDAFGLHSEFAGITNFLDLFKDPNYGRAVGVTFIIASCITLLTMSLGLLLAVLVHGRRKSQQFYKTLFLWPYAVAPAVAAILWRFLWQPTLGWLAQGLQLLGVSFNYLTNPKQALIVVVITASWQQLSYNFLFFFAALKAIPNTLIEAAIIDGASRWQLFWQIIFPLLSPTTFFLLVMNLIYGFFDTFGIIDIMTSGGPNNSTTTLIYKVYKDGFVGMDPGSASAQSVMLMLLVIGLTLIQFRYLEKKVHYE from the coding sequence ATGGCTAAATATACCCGACACAAAAAATTAGCATTGATTTTTATCTTCCCTCAATTATTAGTTACATTATTATTTTTTATTTGGCCTGCTCTGAGTGCTGTCGTACAGGCTTTTTTATTCAGTGATGCATTTGGCTTGCATAGTGAATTTGCAGGCATAACCAATTTTTTGGATTTGTTTAAAGATCCTAATTATGGAAGAGCTGTGGGTGTGACATTCATCATCGCTTCGTGCATAACCTTGCTAACCATGAGCTTAGGTTTATTGCTAGCGGTGCTTGTTCATGGCCGACGTAAAAGTCAGCAGTTTTATAAAACCTTATTTCTTTGGCCATATGCTGTTGCTCCTGCAGTAGCGGCCATCTTATGGCGTTTCTTATGGCAACCCACGTTAGGGTGGTTAGCTCAAGGATTGCAGCTGTTAGGGGTATCTTTTAATTATCTTACCAATCCCAAGCAAGCCTTGATTGTAGTAGTCATTACTGCGAGTTGGCAGCAGTTAAGCTATAACTTTCTTTTCTTCTTTGCGGCTCTTAAGGCCATTCCTAACACGTTAATTGAAGCAGCCATTATTGATGGTGCATCTAGATGGCAGCTTTTTTGGCAAATTATCTTTCCTTTGCTATCCCCAACGACCTTTTTCTTGTTAGTCATGAATTTGATCTATGGTTTCTTCGATACGTTTGGCATTATTGATATCATGACCAGCGGTGGTCCTAACAACAGCACTACCACGCTCATTTATAAAGTGTATAAAGATGGTTTTGTGGGGATGGATCCCGGGAGTGCTTCTGCGCAATCAGTCATGCTAATGCTCTTAGTCATCGGTCTTACGTTAATTCAATTTCGTTATCTAGAAAAAAAGGTTCATTACGAATGA
- a CDS encoding pentapeptide repeat-containing protein has protein sequence MTVFAEKYYLQQNFNKLIASSAVIDEIEFHSCQFKLCKFNETQFNKCKFTECDFEDCDLSLVKFKGCKFSESSFKDCNLAGINWTQVHWPSVKLSSPLYFYNCNLSHGSFYSLDLADLVIEQCKVHEVDFRDSNLNHASFVGSDLHGSLFIKTSLLHADFTNAINYIIDIRQNNITKARFSFPDAIALLKCLDIHLIGYDD, from the coding sequence ATGACCGTTTTTGCTGAAAAATATTATCTCCAACAAAATTTTAACAAATTGATAGCAAGTTCTGCAGTGATCGATGAGATCGAATTTCACTCTTGTCAATTTAAGCTGTGTAAATTTAATGAAACCCAATTTAACAAATGTAAATTCACTGAATGTGATTTTGAAGACTGCGATTTATCGTTGGTAAAATTCAAAGGTTGTAAATTCTCCGAAAGTTCATTTAAAGATTGTAATCTAGCCGGTATTAACTGGACTCAGGTTCATTGGCCATCAGTCAAATTAAGCAGTCCACTTTATTTTTATAATTGCAATCTAAGTCACGGCAGCTTCTATAGCCTTGACCTTGCTGATTTGGTAATTGAACAATGCAAAGTTCACGAAGTGGATTTCAGAGATAGCAATTTGAATCATGCGAGCTTCGTCGGAAGTGATCTTCACGGTAGTCTATTCATTAAAACCAGTCTGCTGCATGCAGATTTTACAAATGCAATTAATTATATTATTGATATCCGGCAAAACAACATTACCAAAGCCAGATTCTCCTTTCCTGACGCGATTGCTCTATTAAAATGCCTTGATATCCATCTTATTGGTTATGATGATTAA
- a CDS encoding ABC transporter ATP-binding protein, with the protein MSTVSLVDVSKFYAQQLILDKINLDIEGGEFVAVVGPSGCGKSTLLRLVAGLDTVSSGSILINNQCVNKIPPAKRDMAMVFQNYALYPHMTAFENMAYGLKMRGMKKIFIQQKVAEVASLLQISDYLHRKPQALSGGQRQRVAMGRAIVRSPAVFLFDEPLSNLDAKLRGEMRYEIKKLHQQLNTTCLYVTHDQTEAMTMASRVLVLNKGRVEQIGSPQMLYSQPASLFVAGFTGHYPINFLAAKIDLNVQKIITDIGVELSLPLLKKTLSCGADVVIGIRPEHINVADKAKAKQGTILVKIEFVDDMGADKLVKGVTPCGKARFSVRVPADLEIIDGQLALELVVNKANLFDKNTGLRLGGWDD; encoded by the coding sequence ATGAGTACGGTAAGCTTAGTTGATGTCAGTAAATTCTATGCACAACAACTTATCCTCGATAAAATCAACTTGGATATAGAAGGGGGTGAATTTGTTGCTGTAGTTGGTCCTTCTGGCTGCGGAAAATCAACTCTATTGCGACTGGTTGCAGGTTTGGATACCGTAAGTAGTGGTAGTATTTTGATTAATAATCAATGCGTTAATAAAATACCTCCTGCCAAGCGAGATATGGCAATGGTTTTCCAGAACTATGCTCTTTACCCCCATATGACTGCGTTTGAAAACATGGCCTACGGCTTAAAAATGCGCGGTATGAAGAAAATTTTTATCCAGCAAAAAGTAGCTGAAGTGGCGTCTCTATTACAAATATCTGATTATTTACATCGAAAGCCCCAGGCGCTTTCCGGAGGGCAGCGTCAGAGGGTGGCTATGGGGCGTGCCATTGTTCGCTCTCCAGCTGTATTTTTGTTCGATGAACCTCTTTCAAACTTGGATGCTAAATTGCGCGGTGAAATGCGTTATGAAATTAAAAAATTACATCAGCAATTAAACACAACATGTCTATACGTAACTCATGATCAGACTGAGGCAATGACTATGGCATCTAGAGTCTTGGTATTGAACAAGGGAAGGGTAGAGCAGATTGGTTCCCCGCAAATGCTTTATTCCCAACCAGCCTCACTTTTTGTTGCAGGTTTTACTGGTCATTATCCGATTAATTTTTTAGCGGCCAAAATTGATCTCAATGTTCAGAAGATTATTACGGATATAGGTGTTGAGTTGTCCTTGCCATTGCTAAAAAAGACCCTCTCTTGTGGTGCAGATGTGGTCATTGGCATTCGACCTGAGCACATAAATGTGGCTGATAAAGCGAAAGCGAAACAGGGGACTATTCTCGTTAAAATCGAATTTGTTGACGACATGGGGGCTGATAAACTGGTTAAAGGAGTAACACCCTGTGGCAAAGCTCGCTTTTCTGTTCGAGTACCAGCTGATCTGGAGATTATTGATGGTCAACTCGCCTTGGAACTTGTCGTAAATAAAGCTAATCTATTTGATAAAAACACTGGTTTACGTCTTGGAGGATGGGATGACTAA